In Lacinutrix sp. Bg11-31, the DNA window TTGCTCTACCCATAACACGTAAATCTGCAACTGCCATTCTAATTGCAATACCAGATTTATTGATAATCATTAAATCATCTTCATCTGTTACATTCTTGATAGATACTAAATTACCTGTTTTTTCGGTAACAGATATTGTTTTCACTCCTTTTCCGCCTCTATTGGTAATACGGTAATCTTCTAAACTAGAACGTTTACCATAACCATTTTCTGAAACTACAAGAATATTACTTTCCATATCGTCTACAGCAATCATTCCAATAACTTCATCGGTTTTCTCGTCTTGCAGTCTAATACCTCTTACTCCAGATGCTCCACGTCCCATTGGTCTTGTTTTAGCTTCTTCGAATCTAATAGCTTTCCCAGATTTTAATGCTAACATCACTTGGCTTTCACCAGTTGTTAACTTCGCTTCTAATAAAGTATCCCCTTCCTTAATAGTAATAGCGTTAATACCATTAGTTCTTGGTCTAGAATATTGCTCTAAAGAAGTCTTTTTAACTTGACCTTTTTTAGTAGCCATAATTACGTAATGACTATTTACATAATCTTCATCTTTTAAATCTTGAGTACAAATAAATGCCATTACTTTGTCATCCTGCTCAATATTTATTAGGTTTTGGATTGCTCTACCTTTTGAAGTCTTAGATCCTTCTGGAATTTCGTAAACACGCATCCAGAAACACTTTCCTTTTTGTGTAAAGAATAACATGTATTGGTGGTTTGTACCAACAAATAAATGTTCTAAGAAATCTTCGTTACGCGTAGTCGAAGCTTTTTGTCCAACTCCTCCTCTATTTTGTGTTTTGTATTCTGATAGAGAAGTACGTTTAATATATCCTGCATGAGAAATAGTAATCACTACTTTTTCATCTGGAATCATGTCTTCAATACTTAAGTCTCCACCAGCATATTCTATTACAGAACGACGCTCATCTCCATATTTATCACGAATAACAACTAGTTCTTCCTTAATAATAGACATTCTGCGCGCTTCATCACCTAAAATATCTTTTAGGTCTATAATCGTTTTCATTATTTCGTCAAACTCATTACGAAGCTTGTCTTGTTCTAGTCCTGTTAATTGACGCAGACGCATTTCGACAATAGCTTTCGCTTGAATCTCTGATAATTTAAAACGTTCAATTAAATTATTACGTGCTTCATCTCCATTAGAAGATGCTCTAATAATTTTTATTACTTCATCTATATTATCTGAAGCAATAATTAAACCTTCTAAGATATGCGCACGTTCTTCGGCTTTTCGTAATTCGTAAGTTGTACGTCTTACAACAACCTCATGCCTGTGTTCTACGAAATATTGAATTAATTGTTTTAAGTTCAATAATTGCGGACGTCCTTTTACTAATGCAATATTATTGACACTAAAAGACGATTGTAATGCTGTGTATTTGTATAATTTATTTAAAACGATGTTAGGTATTGCATCACGTTTTAAAACGTAAACAATACGCATTCCGTTTCTGTCAGACTCATCTCTAATGGTCGAGATACCTTCAAGTTTCTTATCGTTTACTAAGTCGGCAGTTTTTTTAATCATGTCTGCCTTGTTCACTTGGTAAGGAATTTCTGTTACAATAACACATTCTCTACCTTGAACCTCTTCAATATTAGCATTTGCACGCATGACAATTCGTCCACGTCCTGTATGAAAAGCTTCCTTAACACCATCATAACCATAAATTGTTCCACCTGTTGGAAAATCTGGTGCTTTAATATGTGTAATTAACTCATCAATCTCTATATCATTATTATCGATGTAAGCAATAGTTCCATCAACAACTTCAGTTAAATTGTGAGGCGGCATATTTGTTGCCATACCTACTGCAATACCAGAAGCCCCATTTACTAATAAACCAGGAATACGTGTTGGAAGCACTGTTGGCTCTTCTAAAGTATCATCAAAGTTTAATTTATGGTCTACTGTTTCTTTATCAATATCTGCAAGCATATCCTCTGATATCTTACGCATTCTTGCTTCTGTATAACGCATTGCTGCTGGACTATCTCCATCTACAGAACCAAAGTTACCTTGTCCATCGACAAGCATATAACGTAAACTCCATTCTTGAGCCATACGAACCATTGCATCGTAAACAGATGTATCACCATGTGGATGATACTTACCTAAAACTTCACCAACAATTCTTGCAGACTTTTTATGTGCACTGTTTGCTCTAACACCCAGTTCATGCATACCATAAAGTACACGTCTGTGTACTGGTTTTAAACCATCTCTTACGTCTGGTAAAGCACGTGACACAATGACTGACATTGAATAATCAATGTAAGCCGATTTCATTTCATCTTCAATATTAATTGGAATCACTTTTTCGCCTTCTGCCATATATAATCTTAATTAAATTTTTATAGTTATTTCCTAACGCGCTAATATAATTATTTCATTAGTAACGGTAGGTCTTTATGCTTACTTTTTGAGAGTTTTTATTAACAATTTGCATACCCTTTTTCGTTAATAACTATCTTGTTAATTGTTTTGATGTTATAAACTTTTTTTTGTCTATTAGCTATCTTCATATTATTTAATAATTATTTAAGGAATAGTTTTTGCCATTGATAGTATGATTCACTAAATTTATTGACGAAAAGGAACAACTATATGGATGATAATTTTTCACCAAGAGTAAAAGATGTAATAGCTTACAGCAAAGAAGAAGCGCTTCGCTTAGGTCATGATTTTATTGGGACCGAACACCTTATGCTTGGTTTATTAAGAGATGGAAACGGAAAAGCGATAAATATATTAAATGCCTTAGATATTGATTTAAATCATTTAAGACGAAAAGTCGAAATATTAAGCCCAGCAAATCCCAATGTTACCATTACCTCTACTGACAAAAAAAACCTACACCTAACTAGGCAAGCAGAGCGTGCTTTAAAAACTACTTTTTTAGAAGCTAAACTATTTCAAAGCACCTCTATTAACACAGCACATTTACTGCTGTGCATTTTAAGAAATGAAAACGATCCTACGACCAAGCTTTTAAATAAGCTTAAAGTAGATTATGATAATGTTAAAGAAAAATTTAAGTCTATGCTTACAAACGACGATAGTAATTATATAGAACCAACATCAGAATCTTTTCAGGATGACAGCTCTAAAGAAAACGATGGTAACGAGTCTAAAGACATATTTAATACACCTAGTGGAGGAAAGAGCAACAAGAAGTCTAAAACACCTGTTTTAGACAACTTTGGTCGCGATCTTACTGCAATGGCAGAAGAAGGAAAATTAGATCCTGTGGTTGGACGTGAGAAAGAAATTGAGCGTGTATCGCAAATTTTATCTCGTAGAAAAAAGAACAACCCTTTATTAATTGGTGAGCCTGGAGTTGGTAAAAGTGCCATTGCAGAAGGTTTAGCAAACAGGATTGTTAGTAAAAAAGTGTCTCGTATCCTTTTTGGAAAACGTGTTGTTACTCTTGATTTAGCTAGCTTAGTTGCTGGAACAAAGTATAGAGGACAATTTGAAGAGCGCATGAAAGCTGTTATGAACGAACTTGAAAAAAATAACGATGTTATTTTGTTTATAGATGAAATACACACCATTGTTGGTGCTGGTGGAGCAACTGGAAGTCTAGATGCTTCTAATATGTTTAAACCTGCTTTAGCAAGAGGAGAAATACAATGTATTGGTGCAACAACTTTAGATGAATACAGACAATATATCGAGAAAGATGGTGCTTTAGAGCGTCGTTTTCAAAAAGTAATTGTTGAGCCAACTACTGTTGAAGAAACTATAGAAATCCTTAATAATATTAAAGATAAATACGAAGAACATCACAACGTAGAATACACAGATGAAGCAATAGAGGCTTGTGTGAAGCTTACCGATCGCTACATGACAGAGCGTTTTCTTCCAGATAAAGCTATTGATGCTTTAGACGAAGCTGGCTCTCGTGTTCACATTACAAATATTGATGTGCCTAAGCAAATTATTGAGCTTGAAAAAAAGCTTGAAGAAGTTAAGGAGACTAAGAATTCTGTTGTTAAAAAACAGAAGTATGAAGAAGCTGCACGTTTACGTGATGACGAAAAACGTTTAGAAAAAGAGTTAGCTATTGCCCAAGAAAAATGGGAAGAAGATACTAAGCTAAATAAAGAAATAGTTTCTGAAGATAATGTTGCAGATGTTGTGTCTATGATGACAGGTATTCCTGTAAATAGAATTGCGCAAAAAGAAAGTAATAAACTTGCAGAATTGCCAGATCTTATTAGTGGTAAAGTTATAGGTCAAGACGAAGCTGTTGCAAAGGTTGTAAAAGCCATACAGAGAAATCGTGCTGGACTAAAAGACCCAAATAAGCCAATTGGTTCATTTATATTCTTAGGCCAAACAGGAGTTGGTAAAACGCAATTAGCCAAAGTGTTATCTCGTGAATTATTTGATAGTGAAGAGTCACTTATTAGAATAGACATGAGTGAATACATGGAGAAATTTGCTATCTCACGTTTAGTAGGTGCACCTCCAGGATATGTTGGTTACGAAGAAGGTGGACAACTTACAGAAAAAGTAAGACGTAAACCTTATGCAGTTGTTCTTTTAGATGAAATTGAAAAAGCCCATCCAGATGTTTTTAACATGCTTTTACAAGTATTGGATGATGGTTATTTAACAGACTCTCTTGGTCGTAAAATTGATTTTAGAAACACCATCATTATTATGACTTCTAATATTGGAGCTCGTAAACTAAAAGATTTTGGAACAGGAATTGGATTTGGTACAGCATCTCAAAAATCTCAAGAAGATGCGAATGCTCGTGCAGTAATCCAGAATGCTTTAAAAAAATCTTTTGCACCAGAATTTTTAAATAGAATTGATGATGTAGTAGTATTTAACTCTTTAGAAAAAGAAGACATTAATAAGATTATAGATATAGAGTTAGAAAAACTTTTAACTCGTATTAAAGATCTTGGTTACGAATTAGAGTTAACAGATACTGCTAAAGATTACATTGCAGAAAAAGGTTTCGATAAACAATATGGAGCAAGACCCTTAAAAAGGGCTATCCAAAAGTATGTTGAAGATGCTTTAGCTGAAGAAATAATTACTTCTCATGTAAGTGAAGGTGATAAAATTATTATGGATTTAGATACTAAAACTGATGAAATAACAATTAAAATTGAAAAGGCTAAAAAGTCTACAGAATCTTAATTATTTACAAGCTAGAAAAAAAGAGGTTATTTAATGAAAATTAAATAACCTCTTTTTTGAGTATATTATAAAACATAACAAAAAAAATCTCACCTAGATATTGGTGCTGTTACAATACATGAAAATTATTTAATTGTGGTTATAAATGAAGGTGAGACTGTAGACGTGGAATCTAACAAATTACTTATTGATATCGATGAAACCTTTTTCCAAAATAAGAATTTTGTTTATATATCGAATCATGTAAATTCTTACGCTGTTAATCCTGCAATATCTTTTAATACAAAAAATAAATAATCTAATTTGTTTTGCTGTTGTATAAAAAAAGAGAGTGCAATAAATAATACTTTAATTGGAAAACTATTTTGATAATTATTAGTGAATTCTAACTAAGTGTTTATTATTACTGTAAGATGTTCATTAATTTTATGCACTTAGCATATATTCAATAAATCAATTGTAAATAATTCATTATTAGTAATTTAAATTATTGTTTTTTTAATAAAACTGTGTACATTTGCACGCCAAAAAAAAACCAAGCTAACCAAACAATAACTATAAACGAATAAAACGATTTATGACGATTAAAGATTTAGGTTTTTGCAAAGTACGGTTATGTGAAAATTATATTATTAACACTCCAAAAGAAGGAGTCATAGTTTCAATTGATGAAAGTAAAACGTTAATAGAAAACATATTGTCCCATTTCAATGGTAAACCTTTTGTTTACATTATACATCGTATTAATTCGTATTCGGTAAATCCAAAGATATATAAAGTAGCCTCTAAAATTGAAAATTTAGTTGGTTTTGCTATTGTATCTAATAATCATATGGGTTTAAAAAATGCTGAGATAGAAAGGCAGTTTTTTAATAAAACCTTTAAAATATATAGAGATTTAGATGAAGCAAAGCTTTGGGCAAACAAATTTGTAAAGGAATTTAACTAACTAAAACAATGCTGTATTTTTAAT includes these proteins:
- the gyrA gene encoding DNA gyrase subunit A, with amino-acid sequence MAEGEKVIPINIEDEMKSAYIDYSMSVIVSRALPDVRDGLKPVHRRVLYGMHELGVRANSAHKKSARIVGEVLGKYHPHGDTSVYDAMVRMAQEWSLRYMLVDGQGNFGSVDGDSPAAMRYTEARMRKISEDMLADIDKETVDHKLNFDDTLEEPTVLPTRIPGLLVNGASGIAVGMATNMPPHNLTEVVDGTIAYIDNNDIEIDELITHIKAPDFPTGGTIYGYDGVKEAFHTGRGRIVMRANANIEEVQGRECVIVTEIPYQVNKADMIKKTADLVNDKKLEGISTIRDESDRNGMRIVYVLKRDAIPNIVLNKLYKYTALQSSFSVNNIALVKGRPQLLNLKQLIQYFVEHRHEVVVRRTTYELRKAEERAHILEGLIIASDNIDEVIKIIRASSNGDEARNNLIERFKLSEIQAKAIVEMRLRQLTGLEQDKLRNEFDEIMKTIIDLKDILGDEARRMSIIKEELVVIRDKYGDERRSVIEYAGGDLSIEDMIPDEKVVITISHAGYIKRTSLSEYKTQNRGGVGQKASTTRNEDFLEHLFVGTNHQYMLFFTQKGKCFWMRVYEIPEGSKTSKGRAIQNLINIEQDDKVMAFICTQDLKDEDYVNSHYVIMATKKGQVKKTSLEQYSRPRTNGINAITIKEGDTLLEAKLTTGESQVMLALKSGKAIRFEEAKTRPMGRGASGVRGIRLQDEKTDEVIGMIAVDDMESNILVVSENGYGKRSSLEDYRITNRGGKGVKTISVTEKTGNLVSIKNVTDEDDLMIINKSGIAIRMAVADLRVMGRATQGVKLINLKGKDSIAAVAKVMHEEDEIELDEDGNVIIPEGAESTDDSENGTTVDSNEEE
- a CDS encoding ATP-dependent Clp protease ATP-binding subunit, yielding MDDNFSPRVKDVIAYSKEEALRLGHDFIGTEHLMLGLLRDGNGKAINILNALDIDLNHLRRKVEILSPANPNVTITSTDKKNLHLTRQAERALKTTFLEAKLFQSTSINTAHLLLCILRNENDPTTKLLNKLKVDYDNVKEKFKSMLTNDDSNYIEPTSESFQDDSSKENDGNESKDIFNTPSGGKSNKKSKTPVLDNFGRDLTAMAEEGKLDPVVGREKEIERVSQILSRRKKNNPLLIGEPGVGKSAIAEGLANRIVSKKVSRILFGKRVVTLDLASLVAGTKYRGQFEERMKAVMNELEKNNDVILFIDEIHTIVGAGGATGSLDASNMFKPALARGEIQCIGATTLDEYRQYIEKDGALERRFQKVIVEPTTVEETIEILNNIKDKYEEHHNVEYTDEAIEACVKLTDRYMTERFLPDKAIDALDEAGSRVHITNIDVPKQIIELEKKLEEVKETKNSVVKKQKYEEAARLRDDEKRLEKELAIAQEKWEEDTKLNKEIVSEDNVADVVSMMTGIPVNRIAQKESNKLAELPDLISGKVIGQDEAVAKVVKAIQRNRAGLKDPNKPIGSFIFLGQTGVGKTQLAKVLSRELFDSEESLIRIDMSEYMEKFAISRLVGAPPGYVGYEEGGQLTEKVRRKPYAVVLLDEIEKAHPDVFNMLLQVLDDGYLTDSLGRKIDFRNTIIIMTSNIGARKLKDFGTGIGFGTASQKSQEDANARAVIQNALKKSFAPEFLNRIDDVVVFNSLEKEDINKIIDIELEKLLTRIKDLGYELELTDTAKDYIAEKGFDKQYGARPLKRAIQKYVEDALAEEIITSHVSEGDKIIMDLDTKTDEITIKIEKAKKSTES